Proteins encoded by one window of Pelmatolapia mariae isolate MD_Pm_ZW linkage group LG14, Pm_UMD_F_2, whole genome shotgun sequence:
- the grk7b gene encoding rhodopsin kinase grk7-b: protein MGDLLGLDNLVANTTYLKAQQINRNELRKRRLSLTLPKLKKTFALQAAEGERYESLCEQQPIGSKLFQQFLLTSNDQYAAAAEFLDELSKWSFAEDENREKAKQRILAKFCQPQSTGFLSCFTEEDAETCKDLSDSNFDEVILDQLREATREFLKGRPFSEYLKSQFFYRFLQWKEYERQKITDKYFYEFRTLGKGGFGEVCAVQVKHTGQMYACKKLDKRRLKKKGGERMALVEKQILEKVNSLFIVNLAYAYNSRHHLCLVMDLMTGGDLRFHIYDLGKRGIRMERVVYYTAQITSGLLHLHNMGIVYRDMKPENVLLDGKGQCRLSDLGLAVELSKGKMICQKAGTTGYMAPEVLKQEYYRYSVDWWSLGCSIYEMVAARLPFRDFREKVQNDEVTRRTLEDECKFEHKSFDAPTKDIISRFLKKRVARRFGCQGDDPRSHEFFNSINFHRLEAGLLEAPWVPKPDVVYAKDADEFKDSSDIKDVKFDTKDEKFFREFSTGAVSMQWQKEMIDSGVFDELNSATVIQRDRETAWKTRLCVLL, encoded by the exons ATGGGTGACCTGCTAGGATTGGACAACTTGGTGGCCAACACCACCTACCTGAAGGCCCAGCAGATCAATCGCAACGAGCTGAGAAAACGGAGACTCTCCCTGACGCTGCCCAAGCTGAAGAAGACCTTTGCTCTCCAggcagcagagggagagaggtaCGAGTCACTCTGCGAGCAACAGCCTATCGGGAGCAAGCTGTTCCAGCAGTTTCTCCTGACCTCTAACGACCAGTACGCGGCTGCTGCTGAGTTTCTGGATGAGCTGAGCAAGTGGAGCTTTGCCGAAgatgaaaacagagaaaaagccaaacagaGGATCCTCGCCAAGTTCTGCCAGCCTCAGTCTACGGGATTCCTGTCCTGCTTCACCGAAGAGGATGCTGAAACATGCAAGGACTTATCAGACAGTAACTTTGATGAGGTGATTTTGGACCAGCTGAGAGAAGCCACTAGAGAGTTCCTGAAGGGAAGACCTTTCTCGGAGTACCTGAAAAGCCAGTTCTTCTACAGGTTTCTGCAGTGGAAGGAGTACGAGAGGCAGAAGATCACTGACAAATACTTTTATGAGTTCAGGACTCTGGGAAAAGGTGGCTTTGGTGAG GTGTGCGCGGTGCAGGTGAAGCACACGGGCCAGATGTACGCCTGCAAGAAGCTGGATAAGAGGCGTTTGAAGAAGAAAGGCGGTGAGAGAATGGCTCTCGTGGAGAAGCAGATCCTGGAAAAGGTCAACAGCCTTTTTATCGTAAACCTGGCTTACGCTTACAACAGCAGACACCACCTGTGCCTGGTAATGGACCTGATGACTGGAGGAGACCTCAGGTTCCACATATACGACTTAGGGAAGAGAGGCATACGGATGGAGCGTGTGGTTTATTACACAGCCCAGATAACCAGTGGCCTCCTGCACTTGCACAACATGGGCATCGTGTACCGTGATATGAAGCCTGAAAATGTGCTGCTGGATGGTAAAGGACAGTGTCGCCTGTCAGACCTCGGATTGGCTGTGGAGCTGTCAAAGGGCAAAATGATCTGCCAGAAG GCTGGTACGACTGGCTACATGGCCCCTGAGGTTCTGAAGCAGGAGTACTACCGCTACTCTGTGGACTGGTGGTCCCTGGGATGCAGCATTTATGAGATGGTGGCCGCCCGCTTGCCTTTCAGAGACTTCAGGGAGAAGGTGCAGAACGATGAGGTGACTCGCCGCACCCTGGAGGACGAGTGCAAGTTTGAACACAAATCCTTCGATGCTCCCACCAAAGATATTATCAGCCGCTTCCTCAAGAAGAGGGTGGCGCGTCGCTTTGGGTGCCa AGGCGATGACCCACGAAGCCACGAGTTCTTCAACAGCATCAACTTCCACCGACTGGAGGCGGGCCTGCTGGAGGCCCCCTGGGTGCCAAAGCCCGACGTGGTCTACGCCAAAGATGCGGACGAGTTCAAGGACAGCTCTGACATCAAGGACGTTAAGTTTGACACCAAGGATGAGAAGTTCTTCAGGGAGTTCAGCACGGGCGCAGTGTCCATGCAGTGGCAGAAGGAGATGATTGACAGCGGCGTGTTTGACGAGCTGAACAGCGCCACGGTCATCCAACGCGACCGCGAGACTGCGTGGAAAACCAGGCTGTGCGTCCTTTtgtaa
- the rnf7 gene encoding RING-box protein 2, giving the protein MDDGDEPGLVLSHNTSSGSKSGGDKMFSLKKWNAVAMWSWDVECDTCAICRVQVMDACLRCQAENKQEDCVVVWGECNHSFHNCCMSLWVKQNNRCPLCQQDWVVQRIGK; this is encoded by the exons ATGGATGACGGCGACGAGCCGGGTTTAGTCCTCTCTCACAATACTTCGTCGGGCTCCAAGTCGGGTGGGGACAAGATGTTTTCCCTGAAGAAGTGGAATGCTGTAGCTATGTGGAGCTGGGACGTTGAGTGTGACACTTGTGCCATTTGCCGAGTACAAGTAATGG ATGCGTGTCTACGATGCCAGGCGGAAAATAAACAGGAGGACTGTGTTG TTGTGTGGGGAGAATGCAACCACTCCTTCCATAACTGCTGCATGTCCCTGTGGGTGAAGCAGAACAACCGCTGCCCCCTCTGCCAGCAGGACTGGGTGGTTCAGAGAATCGGCAAATAA